A region from the Acomys russatus chromosome 24, mAcoRus1.1, whole genome shotgun sequence genome encodes:
- the Tmx2 gene encoding thioredoxin-related transmembrane protein 2 isoform X1, with protein sequence MAVLAPLIALVYSVPRLSRWLARPYCLLSALLSVAFLLVRKLPPICSGLPTQREDGNPCDFDWREVEILMFLSAIVMMKNRRSITVEQHVGNIFMFSKVANVILFFRLDIRMGLLYLTLCIVFLMTCKPPLYMGPEYIKYFSDKTIDEELERDKRVTWIVEFFANWSNDCQSFAPIYADLSLKYNCTGLNFGKVDVGRYTDVSTRYKVSTSPLTKQLPTLILFQGGKEVIRRPQIDKKGRAVSWTFSEENVIREFNLNELYQRAKKLSRGGDSLSEESPVAPTPTAVPDGENKKDK encoded by the exons ATGGCAGTCCTCGCACCCCTGATTGCTCTGGTGTACTCGGTGCCGCGGCTTTCTCGATGGCTGGCTCGACCGTACTGCCTTCTGTCAGCCCTGCTTTCCGTTGCTTTCCTTCTCGTGAGGAAACTGCCGCCGATTTGCAGCGGTCTCCCCACGCAGCGCGAAGACGGCAACCCGTGTGACTTTGACTGG AGAGAAGTGGAGATCCTGATGTTCCTCAGTGCCATTGTGATGATGAAGAACCGCAGATCCA TCACTGTGGAGCAACATGTAGGCAACATCTTCATGTTTAGTAAAGTGGCCAACGTAATTCTTTTCTTCCGCCTGGATATTCGAATGGGCCTGCTGTACCTCACACTCTGCATAG TGTTCCTGATGACTTGCAAGCCCCCCCTGTACATGGGTCCTGAGTACATCAAGTACTTCAGTGATAAAACCATAGAT GAAGAACTGGAGCGAGACAAGAGGGTCACTTGGATTGTGGAGTTCTTTGCCAATTGGTCTAATGATTGCCAGTCATTTGCCCCCATCTATGCTGACTTGTCCCTCAA GTACAACTGTACAGGGCTCAATTTTGGGAAGGTAGATGTTGGACGCTACACTGATGTCAGCACACG GTACAAAGTCAGCACGTCACCCCTCACCAAACAACTACCTACCCTGATCTTGTTCCAAGGAGGCAAGGAGGTAATTCGGCGGCCACAGATTGACAAGAAGGGACGAGCAGTCTCTTGGACCTTCTCTGAG GAGAATGTGATTCGAGAATTCAACTTGAATGAGCTGTACCAACGAGCCAAGAAGCTCTCCAGGGGTGGAGACAGCCTGTCAGAGGAGAGCCCCGTGGCCCCTACTCCCACTGCTGTGCCAGATGGGGAGAATAAGAAGGACAAATAG
- the Selenoh gene encoding selenoprotein H: MAPLGRKRKAATAQGEPADKRGKVAEGAAVVIEHCTSURVYGRHAAALSQALQLEAPELPVQVNPSKPRRGSFEVTLLRPDNSRAELWTGIKKGPPRKLKFPEPQEVVKELKKYLS, translated from the exons ATGGCCCCTCTAGGAAGGAAGCGTAAGGCCGCGACCGCGCAGGGCGAGCCGGCGGACAAGCGCGGGAAAGTGGCGGAGGGCGCCGCCGTGGTCATTGAGCACTG CACTAGCTGACGCGTGTATGGCCGCCACGCTGCTGCCCTGAGCCAGGCTTTGCAGCTGGAGGCCCCAGAGCTGCCTGTGCAGGTGAACCCGTCCAAGCCGAGGAGGGGCAGCTTCGAGGTGACGCTGCTACGCCCGGACAACAGCC GTGCCGAACTCTGGACTGGTATTAAGAAGGGCCCACCGCGAAAGCTCAAATTTCCTGAGCCACAAGAGGTGGTTAAAGAATTGAAGAAGTACCTTTCCTAA
- the Med19 gene encoding mediator of RNA polymerase II transcription subunit 19, producing MENFTALFGAQTEPPPPPSALGFGPGKPPPPPPPPPGGGPGTAPPPTVTSAPAGADKSSAGSGPFYLMRELPGSTELTGSTNLITHYNLEQAYNKFCGKKVKEKLSNFLPDLPGMIDLPGSHDNSSLRSLIEKPPILGGSFNPITGTMLSGFRLHTGPLPEQCRLMHIQPPKKKNKHKHKQSRTQDPVPPETPSDSDHKKKKKKKEEDPERKRKKKEKKKKKNRHSPDHPGMGSSQASSSSSLR from the exons ATGGAGAACTTCACGGCGCTGTTTGGGGCTCAAACTGAGCCCCCACCGCCCCCGAGCGCCCTAGGCTTCGGGCCTGGAAAGCCTCCtccgcctcccccgccccctccgggAGGTGGTCCAGGCACGGCCCCGCCGCCCACGGTGACCTCGGCCCCCGCGGGCGCGGATAAGTCGAGCGCCGGAAGCGGCCCCTTCTACCTTATGCGGGAATTGCCCG GCAGCACAGAGCTGACGGGCAGCACCAATTTAATCACACACTACAACCTGGAACAGGCCTATAACAAATTCTGTGGGAAGAAAGTAAAGGAGAAGCTAAGTAACTTCCTGCCTGACCTGCCAGGGATGATTGATCTCCCTGGCTCCCATGACAACAGCAGCCTCCGCTCCCTCATTGAGAAGCCGCCTATTCTTGGTGGCTCTTTTAACCCAATCACAGGGACCATGCTGTCTGGTTTCCGCCTCCACACTGGCCCG TTGCCGGAACAGTGCCGTCTGATGCACATTCAACCGCCCAAGAAGAAGAATaagcacaaacacaaacagagccGGACCCAGGACCCTGTCCCCCCAG AAACACCATCTGATTCAGatcacaagaagaagaaaaagaaaaaagaggaggatcCTGAacggaaaaggaagaagaaagagaagaagaagaagaag AACCGACACAGTCCAGACCACCCAGGTATGGGTAGTTCccaagccagcagcagcagcagcctccgcTAA
- the Tmx2 gene encoding thioredoxin-related transmembrane protein 2 isoform X2 yields MAVLAPLIALVYSVPRLSRWLARPYCLLSALLSVAFLLVRKLPPICSGLPTQREDGNPCDFDWREVEILMFLSAIVMMKNRRSITVEQHVGNIFMFSKVANVILFFRLDIRMGLLYLTLCIVFLMTCKPPLYMGPEYIKYFSDKTIDEELERDKRVTWIVEFFANWSNDCQSFAPIYADLSLKYNCTGLNFGKVDVGRYTDVQSQHVTPHQTTTYPDLVPRRQGGNSAATD; encoded by the exons ATGGCAGTCCTCGCACCCCTGATTGCTCTGGTGTACTCGGTGCCGCGGCTTTCTCGATGGCTGGCTCGACCGTACTGCCTTCTGTCAGCCCTGCTTTCCGTTGCTTTCCTTCTCGTGAGGAAACTGCCGCCGATTTGCAGCGGTCTCCCCACGCAGCGCGAAGACGGCAACCCGTGTGACTTTGACTGG AGAGAAGTGGAGATCCTGATGTTCCTCAGTGCCATTGTGATGATGAAGAACCGCAGATCCA TCACTGTGGAGCAACATGTAGGCAACATCTTCATGTTTAGTAAAGTGGCCAACGTAATTCTTTTCTTCCGCCTGGATATTCGAATGGGCCTGCTGTACCTCACACTCTGCATAG TGTTCCTGATGACTTGCAAGCCCCCCCTGTACATGGGTCCTGAGTACATCAAGTACTTCAGTGATAAAACCATAGAT GAAGAACTGGAGCGAGACAAGAGGGTCACTTGGATTGTGGAGTTCTTTGCCAATTGGTCTAATGATTGCCAGTCATTTGCCCCCATCTATGCTGACTTGTCCCTCAA GTACAACTGTACAGGGCTCAATTTTGGGAAGGTAGATGTTGGACGCTACACTGAT GTACAAAGTCAGCACGTCACCCCTCACCAAACAACTACCTACCCTGATCTTGTTCCAAGGAGGCAAGGAGGTAATTCGGCGGCCACAGATTGA
- the Btbd18 gene encoding BTB/POZ domain-containing protein 18 has translation MCSPASSKILYRNPQFLQVAFLQLHHQQQSGVFCDALLQAEGEAVPAHCCILSACSPFFTERLEQERPVQGGKVVLELGGLKIRTLRKLVDFLYTSEMEVSQEEAQDVLSAARQLRVSELETLELEGGKLVKAPQGRRLNRECLQPPSAAPISARVMAPKVATIRHPRTPLSVTQTPSPLGTVRLKSLGEEEGPLKKSNLPNAVSLSDTLLLKKKAKVCLTQESSSSPSRQREGPKENKSDPALGSTALSPPSLYPSVDEQLLPRKIRLSRSKPSPHVYTSKPSSTLRGPSSVPTTPGRRLWRQRSKAAQGVDKQKPGEVSPLQSTQEPPDVGKTGGSKQQSPEFRALTSNSVEEGQVGRVKLRKIVNGTCWEVVQEPPLRNTRDGPQILEPLDAEEPLGTLLSLASEQETPARLQLCQDSLESPRLQDAGLSASHSPDHPVVKSEFGSSPMLIGKEPVLNIDCRQPYTFDTAQLGQPCEAEQYRITSAAATSELEEILDFMLCGSDVEPPVGSLESPGAEGCRTPSYHLSETGKNWIGGEEWCLPDMELWPRDLTGLEKEPVGENKEPVEPFSTLVMGSENTESVEPLSPLVMPSEVSREALSLRGSWTPDLEMTTSQPLDGQGEKLHLDSSDPSQSSYRDLSPPCSNWAETGLEVSLGMEEVLYPVPKADRDVCANPELLDPFPGSSEDEEIDVVNWTVEGRLGPTSVPSVWPDPSSESETEVDILT, from the exons ATGTGCTCTCCTGCCAGTTCCAAAATCCTATACAGGAACCCCCAGTTCCTCCAAGTAGCTTTTCTGCAGCTTCATCACCAGCAGCAGAGCGGTGTGTTCTGTGATGCCCTTCTGCAGGCAGAAG gtgagGCTGTCCCAGCCCACTGCTGCATCCTGTCCGCCTGTAGTCCCTTCTTCACAGAACGCCTGGAGCAGGAAAGGCCAGTTCAAGGTGGGAAGGTGGTGCTGGAGCTAGGAGGCCTAAAAATCAGGACACTCAGGAAACTTGTGGATTTCCTGTATACTTCAGAAATGGAAGTATCTCAGGAAGAAGCCCAGGATGTACTTTCTGCTGCCCGTCAGCTCCGAGTGTCTGAGCTAGAAACCCTTGAGCTAGAAGGTGGAAAGTTAGTAAAGGCTCCACAGGGTCGAAGACTAAACAGAGAGTGCTTACAACCACCAAGTGCTGCACCAATCTCTGCCAGAGTTATGGCCCCCA AGGTGGCAACTATTCGCCACCCTCGAACTCCACTGTCTGTCACCCAGACTCCTAGTCCTCTTGGGACAGTGAGGTTAAAGTCCTTAGGGGAAGAAGAGGGGCCTCTCAAAAAGAGCAACCTACCAAATGCAGTTAGCTTGTCAGACACTCTTCTACTCAAGAAGAAAGCCAAGGTTTGCCTGACTCAAGAAAGCAGCTCATCTCCatcaaggcagagggaaggacCCAAGGAAAACAAGAGCGACCCTGCCCTTGGTTCTACAGCACTTTCCCCTCCCAGTTTGTACCCTTCTGTGGATGAGCAACTGTTGCCCAGAAAGATCAGGCTGAGTCGCTCAAAGCCATCACCCCATGTCTACACATCTAAGCCTTCCAGCACTTTAAGGGGTCCCAGCTCAGTGCCCACAACCCCTGGCCGGCGTCTTTGGAGGCAGAGAAGTAAAGCAGCACAGGGTGTGGACAAGCAGAAGCCAGGGGAAGTCAGTCCTTTACAGAGCACGCAAGAACCACCTGATGTTGGGAAGACAggtggcagcaagcagcagagcCCTGAATTCAGAGCACTCACCTCCAACTCTGTAGAGGAGGGGCAGGTTGGAAGAGTAAAACTTAGGAAGATTGTCAATGGTACCTGCTGGGAAGTGGTTCAGGAGCCTCCCCTCAGAAACACTCGCGATGGCCCCCAGATCCTAGAACCCTTGGACGCAGAAGAACCGCTAGGAACTCTGCTGTCCTTAGCTAGTGAGCAGGAAACACCTGCCAGATTACAACTGTGTCAGGACTCCCTAGAGAGCCCTAGGCTACAAGACGCTGGGCTCTCTGCTAGCCACTCCCCAGACCACCCTGTGGTGAAGTCAGAATTTGGGTCCAGTCCAATGCTGATAGGGAAGGAACCTGTGTTGAATATTGACTGCAGACAGCCCTACACGTTTGACACAGCCCAGCTCGGCCAGCCCTGTGAAGCTGAGCAGTATCGAATCACAAGTGCTGCAGCTACCAGCGAGCTGGAAGAGATTCTGGACTTCATGCTGTGTGGCTCAGATGTTGAGCCACCTGTAGGATCTTTGGAGAGTCCTGGGGCTGAAGGCTGCAGGACCCCAAGTTATCACCTGtcagaaacaggaaagaattGGATTGGAGGGGAAGAATGGTGTTTGCCAGATATGGAACTTTGGCCCAGAGACCTCACAGGATTGGAAAAGGAGCCTGTTGGTGAGAACAAAGAGCCAGTTGAGCCCTTTAGTACCCTTGTCATGGGCTCTGAGAACACAGAATCAGTTGAACCCCTTAGCCCCCTTGTCATGCCTTCTGAGGTGAGTAGAGAGGCACTTTCACTGAGAGGCTCTTGGACTCCAGATCTTGAAATGACCACCTCCCAGCCACTGGATGGTCAGGGAGAAAAACTCCACCTTGACTCCTCTGACCCTTCCCAAAGTTCTTACAGGGATCTCTCCCCTCCATGTTCAAACTGGGCAGAGACAGGACTAGAAGTGTCCCTAGGCATGGAGGAAGTATTGTATCCTGTTCCTAAGGCAGACAGGGACGTGTGTGCCAACCCTGAACTGCTGGACCCATTTCCTGGCAGTTCTGAAGATGAAGAGATTGATGTGGTCAACTGGACAGTGGAGGGGAGGCTGGGGCCCACTAGTGTTCCCTCTGTCTGGCCTGACCCTTCCTCAGAGTCAGAAACAGAGGTAGATATACTAACatag